The DNA region ACGAGATCGGGGTGGCGGTCTTCCTCGGCCTGGTGATCACCGCGCTGCTGCGGCCGGTGGCGGACCTCGTGGCCCGCGGGCTGCCGCGCCCGCTGGCGGTGACCCTGACGCTGCTCGGCAGCATCGCGCTGGTCCTGGGCATCCTGGCGCTGGTCGGCGAGGCGGTCGCGGGCGAGCGGACGACCCTGGTACGGGAGTTCCGGGACGGCGTCGGGCGGATCGAGCACTGGCTGGAGCAGCCGCCGTTCCGGCTGAACCCCCAGGCGCTCACCGATGTGCAGGAACGCGTCGGGCAGTATCTGTCGAGCCACCGCTCCACCCTGCTCAGCCAGGCGCTGAGCGGGGCCGGCCGGCTGGTCGAAGTGCTGACCACCCTCGCGCTCGCGCTGTTCAGCTCGGTCTTCTTCATCCACTCGGGCGACCGCCAGTGGTCCTGGTTCCGCGAGCAGCTGCCGGCGTCGGTGCGGTCCCACACGGAGATCGGCGGGCGCGCGGCCTGGCGCACCTTCACCGGCTACACCCACGGGATCGTCCTCGTCGCGGCGATCAACGCCGTCCTCGTCGGCCTCGCCCTCTGGCTGCTCGGCGTGCCGCTCGCGGTGCCGCTCGCCCTCCTCGAGTTCGCGGCGGCCTTCATCCCGCTGATCGGCTCGCCCATCGCCCTCGCGGTCGCCGCCGTCGTGGCCCTCGCGTCGAAGGGCCCGCTGGTGGCGGGGATCGTCATCGCCCTGATCGTGGTGATCGGCCAGATCGAGGGCCATCTGCTGCACCCCCTGGTGATGAGCTGGGCGGTGCGCCTCCACCCTCTGGTCGTCGCCGTCTCCGTCATCGCCGGCTCGATCGCGGCCGGAATGGTGGGCGCGGTCGTCGCCGTCCCCCTGGTCTCGGTGGTCTGGTCGGTGCACACCTCCCTGCGCGAGGCCCGCGCGGCCGAACGGGCCCTCCGGGAGTAGCCCGTACGGGCCCTCTCGGTGGCGGGTGCTGAGGATGCCGTACCGGACGCCCTGAGGCGGGGGTGTCAGACGGCGTGGGCGGCGCGCATCGCCGCGATGTCGGCGGCCCCGTAGCCGAGTTCGGCGAGCAGGTCGTCGGTGTGTTCGCCGATGCCGGGGACGGGGTCCATGCGCGGTGCGGTGCCGGCCAGGTCGACGGGCGGCAGGAGCGCGGGTACGGGCGTGCCGCCGGGTATCCGTACGTCGTGCCAGCGCTCGCGCGCCTCGAGCACCGGGTGGTCGAGGAACGCGGCCATGTCGTTGACACCGGCGTTGGCGATGCCGGCCTCGTCGAGGATCCGGCCCGCGGCGGCGCTGTCCAGCTCCGTGAACCGCCGGGCGACCAGGGCGTCCAGCTCCTCGCGGTGGGCGACCCGGTCGGAGCCGGTGGCGAAGCGCGGATCGCCGGTGAGCTCCGGCCGCTGGAGGAACCGCTCGCACAGGGCGGCCCATTCGCGCTCGTTCTGGATGGAGAACAGCACGTCCTTGCCGTCGGCGGCGGTGAAGGCGCCGTAGGGGGCGATGGTAGCGTGCCGGGTGCCGATGCGCGGCGGCTGGGTGCCGCCGAAGCGGGTGTAGTAGGCGGGCTGGTGCATCCACTCGGCGAGCGCCTCGAACAGGGAGACCTCGACGGCCCGGGCCCGGCCGGTGGTGGCGCGGGTGAAGAGGGCGGTGAGGATGCCGCTGTACAGATACATGCCGCCGGCGATGTCGGCGACGGAGATCCCGGCGCGGGCGGTGCCGTGCTCGTTGCCGGTGAGCGAGACCAGGCCGGTCTGGCACTGCACGAGCAGGTCGTAGGCCTTGCGCTCGGACCACGGGCCGCTGGTGCCCCAGCCGGAGAGGCCGGCCGGGATGAGGGAGGGGAAGCGCTCGGCGAGGGCCTCGGGGGCGAGCCCGAGGCGGTCGGCGGCGCCGGGGGCGAGGTTCTGCACGAAGACGTCGGCGCGGGCGAGCAGCCGCTCCAGGACCTCGCGGCCCGCGTCCGTCTTCAGGTCGAGGGTGAGCGACTCCTTGGAGCGGTTGAGCCAGACGAAATAGCTGGACTCGCCGTGCACGGTGGTGTCGTAGCGCCGGGCGAAGTCGCCGTCGCCGGGCCGCTCGACCTTGATCACACGGGCGCCGAGGTCGGCCAGCTGGCGGGTGGCGAAGGGGGCGGCCACCGCCTGTTCGAGGCTGACGACGGTGATGCCGGTGAGCGGCAGGTCTGCGGGACGTCCGGGCATCGGGCGGCCTCCTGGGGGCGCTGAGCGGGGGCGGGTCGGGGGTCGGGCGGGGCGCCGTCAGCGTATGACGGCCGAGGAGAGGGCGTGCAGCCGGAGGGCCAGCTGTATCTCCAGGGCGCGGGCAGGTGCCTGCCAGTCGGGTCCGAGGAGCCGGCCGATCCGCTCCAGGCGCTGGGCCACGGTGTTGACGTGCACGTGGAGGTCGTCCTTGGTGCGGGCGGGGCTCATGCCGCTGGCGAAGTAGGCGTCCAGGGTGCGCACCAGGTCGGTGCCGCGGCGCCGGTCGTAGGCGACGACCTGCCCGATGGTCCGCTCGACGAAGCCCTCGATATCCCGGGTGTCGGCGAGCAGCAACCCGAGGAAGCCGAGGTCCTCGGCGGCGGCGCCCTCGCCCGGCCGGCGCAGCAGGCGCAGGGCGTCGAGGCAGCGGCGGGCCTCCTCGTAGGCGGGGGCGACCCGGTCGGGGTGGGCGAGGGGTGCCGTGACGGGGGCGGAGGCGCCGACGGTGACGGGTTCGTGGAGCGCGCCGCCGAGGTGGCGCGCGGTCTGCCGGGCGAGTTCGGCGGCGGTCTCGCCGGGGCCCAGCGGCAGCAGCAGGACGGTGCCGCCGTCGCGTGCGGAGGCCAGGCCGTGCCGGGTCGCGGCCAGATGCGAGGCGGCGGAGCGCAGCCGCTGCCGGTCCGCGCTCTCCCGTCCGGCGCTGTCGGTCTCCCCGCCGGCCCCCGCCCCGTCGACGCGGGCGGCGAGGACGACGTGCGGGGCGTCGGTGTCGGTGTACAGCCGGGCGGCGCGCTCGCGCAGCAGGCGCCGGTCGCGGTCGGGGGCGTCGAGCAGGTCGTCCAGGAGCTCGCCGCGGACCCGCTGCTCGGCCTCGCCGGCGGAGCGGCGGGCGAGCAGCAGCAGGGAGGTGACGAGGGCGGCCCGCTCCAGCGTGCGCAGGTCGACCGGGTCGAGGCCGGGCCGGTCGTACAGGACGAGGGCACCGAAACTCTCGCCGCCGGCGGAGACGGCGGCGATCCAGTCGTCGCCGTCCCGGGTGGCGTGCCCCTCGGCGCGCGCGGCCGGGCCGGGCCGCTCCTCGACGAACTCGACGGTGCCGCCGAGGACTTCGGAGACGGCGGCGGTCACGTCGTGGACGCCGCCGCCGCGCACGACGAGTTCGGTGAGCCGGTCGTGGACCTCGGAGGCCCGCTCGATGACGCCGCTGTGCTCGCGGATGATGTCGTTGGCCCGCTCCAGCTCGGCGAGCGCGGAGCGGGTCTCGGCGAGCAGGTTGGCGGTGTCGATGGCGACGGCGGCGTGCGCGGCGAAGGAGCCGAGCAGGGCGACCTGCTCGCGCTCGAAGACCCGGGCGCGCCGGTCGGCGGCGAAGAGCACGCCGATGACCTGGCTGCCGAGGGTGAGCGGCACGCCGAGGATGGCGACCAGCCCCTCGTCGCCGACGGCGCTGTCGATGGCCTCGGTGTGCTGGAAGCGCTCGTCCCGGAAGTAGTCGTCGGTGACGTAGGGCCGGGCGGTCTGCGCCACGAGGCCGCCGAGCCCCTCCCCCATGCCGAGTCTGACCTGCTGGAACCTGGCGGAGACGGAGCCCTCGGTGACCCGCATGTAGGTGTCGCCGCGCACCGGGTCGTTGAGGCTGAGGTAGGCGACCTCGGTGCCGAGCAGGGAGCGGGCGCGCTGCACGATGGCGCGCAGCACGTCGTCGAGGTCGCGCAGGCCGGCCAGGTCGTGGGCGGTCTCGAAGAGCGCGGACAGCTCGGCCTCGCGGCGGCGCCGGCCCTCCAGCTCGGCGCGGACCCGCAGGGCGAGCTGTTTGGTCCGCTCGAGCTCGGCCAGCTCGTCCGGTCCCGTACCGCTCGCGCGGGCGAGCAGCACGGGGCGGTCGTACGCCTCGGTGGCGGCGCCGCGGGCGAGGAGCTCCAGGTAGACGGCCTGTTCGTGGGTCATGGTCACAGGGATACCTGCCGTACCGGGGGTCGCACCAGCCCTGTGGACAACCGCCTGTGGACAACGCAGGGGTGCCCGGCGGGGCGAGGTCTCCAGGTGGCGGTCCCTAGTGGGCGGTCCAACCCCCGTCGAGGGCGAGCGAGGCGCCCGTGACGAAGGAGGCCTGCGGGGTGCACAGGTACAGCACAGCCTCAGCGACCTCCTCGGGCTCGATCAGCCGCTTGAGTGCCGAGTCCTTCAGGAGCACCTCGGTCAGCACCCGCTCGGCGGGAATCCCGTGGACGGCGGCCTGGTCGGCGATCTGCCGCTCGACGAGCGGCGTGCGCACATAGCCGGGGCTGACGCAGTTGGAGGTCACGCCGTGCGGGGCGCCTTCGAGGGCGGCGGTCTTGGACAGGCCCTCCAGGCCGTGCTTGGCAGCCACGTAGGCGGACTTGTAGGCGGAGGCGCGCAGGCCGTGGACGGAGGAGATGTTCACGATCCGGCCCCAGCCCCGTGCGTACATCTCCGGAAGGGCGCCCCTGATCAGCCGGAACGGGGCCTCCAGCATCACGGTGAGGACGGTGTGGAAGACCTCCGGCGGGAACTCGTGGAGGGGCCGGACGAGCTGGAGCCCGGCGTTGTTCACCAGGATGTCGGCGCCCGCGGCGGCGCCCTCGGCGGCGTCGAGGTCGGTGAGGTCGAGCAGCCGCGCCTCGACGGCGCCGGGCAGGCCCCGGGCCGCCTCGGTGAGGGCGTCGAGGCCTTCGGCGGCCCGGTCGACGGCTCTGAC from Streptomyces fradiae includes:
- a CDS encoding AI-2E family transporter — protein: MQPGSPPAVAPFLRTAAAYAWRLLVVGTLVYGLFAVLGRFHEIGVAVFLGLVITALLRPVADLVARGLPRPLAVTLTLLGSIALVLGILALVGEAVAGERTTLVREFRDGVGRIEHWLEQPPFRLNPQALTDVQERVGQYLSSHRSTLLSQALSGAGRLVEVLTTLALALFSSVFFIHSGDRQWSWFREQLPASVRSHTEIGGRAAWRTFTGYTHGIVLVAAINAVLVGLALWLLGVPLAVPLALLEFAAAFIPLIGSPIALAVAAVVALASKGPLVAGIVIALIVVIGQIEGHLLHPLVMSWAVRLHPLVVAVSVIAGSIAAGMVGAVVAVPLVSVVWSVHTSLREARAAERALRE
- a CDS encoding CaiB/BaiF CoA transferase family protein produces the protein MPGRPADLPLTGITVVSLEQAVAAPFATRQLADLGARVIKVERPGDGDFARRYDTTVHGESSYFVWLNRSKESLTLDLKTDAGREVLERLLARADVFVQNLAPGAADRLGLAPEALAERFPSLIPAGLSGWGTSGPWSERKAYDLLVQCQTGLVSLTGNEHGTARAGISVADIAGGMYLYSGILTALFTRATTGRARAVEVSLFEALAEWMHQPAYYTRFGGTQPPRIGTRHATIAPYGAFTAADGKDVLFSIQNEREWAALCERFLQRPELTGDPRFATGSDRVAHREELDALVARRFTELDSAAAGRILDEAGIANAGVNDMAAFLDHPVLEARERWHDVRIPGGTPVPALLPPVDLAGTAPRMDPVPGIGEHTDDLLAELGYGAADIAAMRAAHAV
- a CDS encoding helix-turn-helix domain-containing protein, translating into MTHEQAVYLELLARGAATEAYDRPVLLARASGTGPDELAELERTKQLALRVRAELEGRRRREAELSALFETAHDLAGLRDLDDVLRAIVQRARSLLGTEVAYLSLNDPVRGDTYMRVTEGSVSARFQQVRLGMGEGLGGLVAQTARPYVTDDYFRDERFQHTEAIDSAVGDEGLVAILGVPLTLGSQVIGVLFAADRRARVFEREQVALLGSFAAHAAVAIDTANLLAETRSALAELERANDIIREHSGVIERASEVHDRLTELVVRGGGVHDVTAAVSEVLGGTVEFVEERPGPAARAEGHATRDGDDWIAAVSAGGESFGALVLYDRPGLDPVDLRTLERAALVTSLLLLARRSAGEAEQRVRGELLDDLLDAPDRDRRLLRERAARLYTDTDAPHVVLAARVDGAGAGGETDSAGRESADRQRLRSAASHLAATRHGLASARDGGTVLLLPLGPGETAAELARQTARHLGGALHEPVTVGASAPVTAPLAHPDRVAPAYEEARRCLDALRLLRRPGEGAAAEDLGFLGLLLADTRDIEGFVERTIGQVVAYDRRRGTDLVRTLDAYFASGMSPARTKDDLHVHVNTVAQRLERIGRLLGPDWQAPARALEIQLALRLHALSSAVIR
- a CDS encoding 3-hydroxybutyrate dehydrogenase, whose protein sequence is MNAPIATGPVPDRAVAPRPAPGSVTLDLSGRTALVTGAAGGIGRACALRLAAAGARVRAVDRAAEGLDALTEAARGLPGAVEARLLDLTDLDAAEGAAAGADILVNNAGLQLVRPLHEFPPEVFHTVLTVMLEAPFRLIRGALPEMYARGWGRIVNISSVHGLRASAYKSAYVAAKHGLEGLSKTAALEGAPHGVTSNCVSPGYVRTPLVERQIADQAAVHGIPAERVLTEVLLKDSALKRLIEPEEVAEAVLYLCTPQASFVTGASLALDGGWTAH